A genome region from Bradyrhizobium sp. WSM1417 includes the following:
- a CDS encoding ABC-F family ATP-binding cassette domain-containing protein, translating to MPASIILSNLSLSTPDGRSLFSSIDLTFGAERTGLVGRNGVGKTTLLASISREHIPQSGRIAVKGTVGLLRQDVQPLAGAKVIDLFGARAALDLLRRAERGDASAEEVSEVDWILETRLASALARVGFEVAPEIELGSLSGGQVTRVRLAALIFAEPDFLLLDEPTNNLDRKGRKAVIDFLASWRGGAIVVSHDRSLLETMDAIVELTSLGATRYGGNWSSYCEQKAVALAAVRHDLAHAQRRLSEIDGKAQEAAERKARKDSGGKKKRAKGDMPRILAGARKDRSEDTGGKTAQIAERRRADALEAVDTARRRIEILQPLSVKLPSTQLPAGREVVWLDRVSAGYRPDREVLRGLSLAIVGPERVAIVGPNGSGKTTLLKLVAGELRPLSGTVRVRPDLALFDQKVSLLDPAVSILDNFRSFHRKAGANECHAALARFMFRADAALQIVGHLSGGQMFRAGLACVLGGASPPSLLILDEPTNHLDIESIEAVEAGLRAYDGALLVVSHDEAFLQAIGITRRVELAG from the coding sequence ATGCCTGCTTCAATCATCCTGTCCAACCTGTCGCTGTCCACGCCTGACGGCCGCTCTCTTTTTTCCAGTATTGATCTGACATTCGGCGCCGAGCGGACCGGCCTCGTCGGTCGCAACGGCGTCGGGAAGACGACGCTGCTTGCGTCGATTTCGCGAGAGCACATTCCTCAGTCGGGGCGCATTGCCGTCAAAGGTACCGTCGGTCTGCTGCGCCAGGACGTCCAGCCCCTTGCGGGCGCGAAGGTGATCGACCTGTTCGGTGCGCGAGCCGCGCTCGATCTGCTTCGCCGTGCCGAGCGCGGGGATGCCTCGGCCGAGGAGGTTTCCGAGGTCGATTGGATCCTCGAAACACGGCTTGCATCCGCCCTTGCGCGTGTCGGGTTCGAGGTCGCTCCGGAGATCGAGCTCGGCAGCCTGTCGGGCGGGCAGGTCACGCGGGTTCGTCTCGCCGCGCTGATCTTCGCGGAGCCGGACTTCCTGCTGCTCGACGAGCCCACCAACAATCTCGATCGGAAGGGGCGCAAGGCCGTGATTGATTTCCTTGCGTCCTGGCGCGGTGGGGCGATCGTCGTCAGCCACGATCGGAGCCTGCTCGAAACCATGGATGCGATCGTCGAGCTGACGTCGCTCGGAGCTACGCGATACGGCGGCAATTGGAGCAGTTATTGCGAGCAGAAAGCCGTTGCGCTTGCGGCTGTCAGGCACGACCTCGCGCATGCCCAGAGGCGCCTGTCCGAGATCGATGGGAAGGCGCAGGAGGCCGCGGAGAGGAAAGCGCGCAAGGACAGCGGGGGCAAGAAGAAGCGCGCCAAGGGCGACATGCCGCGCATTCTGGCCGGCGCACGCAAGGACCGTAGCGAAGACACCGGCGGCAAGACCGCGCAGATCGCCGAGCGGCGGCGTGCGGATGCGCTTGAGGCCGTCGATACGGCGCGCCGACGCATCGAGATTCTTCAGCCGCTGTCGGTGAAGCTGCCCTCGACCCAACTGCCGGCGGGCAGGGAGGTGGTTTGGCTCGATCGCGTCAGCGCCGGCTATCGGCCGGATAGGGAAGTCTTGCGCGGTCTATCGCTCGCGATCGTCGGTCCGGAGCGGGTGGCAATCGTCGGGCCCAACGGTTCCGGCAAGACGACACTGCTGAAACTCGTCGCCGGCGAACTGCGTCCGCTCTCCGGCACCGTGCGGGTCAGGCCGGATCTTGCGCTGTTCGATCAAAAGGTCAGTCTGCTCGATCCCGCGGTCTCCATCCTGGACAATTTCAGGAGCTTCCATCGCAAGGCCGGTGCAAATGAATGCCATGCCGCGCTGGCCCGGTTCATGTTCCGTGCAGATGCGGCCTTGCAGATCGTCGGACATTTGAGCGGCGGGCAGATGTTTCGCGCGGGCCTTGCCTGCGTGCTGGGTGGAGCGAGCCCGCCATCGCTGCTGATCCTCGACGAGCCGACCAATCACCTCGACATCGAATCCATCGAAGCAGTGGAAGCAGGTCTGAGGGCCTATGACGGCGCGCTGCTCGTCGTCAGTCATGACGAGGCATTCTTGCAGGCGATCGGGATCACGCGCAGGGTCGAACTGGCCGGCTAG
- a CDS encoding RidA family protein translates to MSITRSIRTPIMHRAVEANGFVFIGGTIADDTSVSMGEQTRNILGKIAGYLKEAGTDKSRVVSTSIFVTDLSKKKEMDAVWTEFFGDNLPTRATVGVADLGGSALIEVVVTALKG, encoded by the coding sequence ATGAGCATTACCCGCAGCATCCGCACGCCCATCATGCACCGCGCCGTCGAAGCCAACGGCTTCGTCTTCATTGGCGGCACCATCGCCGACGACACCTCGGTGTCGATGGGCGAGCAGACCCGCAACATCCTCGGCAAGATCGCCGGCTATCTGAAGGAAGCGGGTACCGACAAGTCGCGCGTCGTGAGCACCTCGATCTTCGTCACGGATCTTTCCAAGAAGAAGGAGATGGACGCGGTCTGGACCGAATTCTTCGGCGACAATCTGCCGACCCGCGCCACCGTTGGTGTCGCCGATCTCGGCGGCAGCGCGTTGATCGAGGTCGTGGTCACCGCGCTCAAGGGCTGA
- a CDS encoding FAD-binding oxidoreductase, with product MTKNVDAIVVGGGIHGCSTALHLCLAGLKPVLIEKDYAGRHASGVNAGGVRQLARHIPEIPLSIRSMGIWEKITDLLDDDCSFESYGQVLVAENEEELAVCRARVAELNAVGFTHEELIDAAELRRLVPAVAETCPGGVVSRRDGAANPAQATTAFRRKAGQLGATVREGIAATNIRHTDGLWRVDVGAESFAAPVLVNAAGAWAGTIAAALGEPVPVETVAPMLMITSRVPHFIDPVVILRGRKLSFKQFKNGTVLIGGGHLATPYQDRNETVLDWKSLATSARTVFELFPVMRDATIMRAWAGIEAKTKDDLPVFGPSSRHKGLYHQFGFSLHGFQLGPGAGAVMAELIVNGGTQTRIGDLGIDRFHPSTL from the coding sequence ATGACGAAAAACGTGGATGCGATCGTCGTCGGCGGCGGCATCCACGGGTGCTCGACTGCGCTGCATCTGTGTCTCGCCGGCCTGAAACCGGTGCTGATCGAGAAGGACTATGCGGGCCGGCACGCCTCCGGCGTCAATGCAGGCGGCGTGCGCCAGCTGGCGCGGCACATCCCCGAAATCCCGCTTTCGATCCGCTCGATGGGAATTTGGGAGAAGATCACCGATCTCCTCGACGACGATTGCAGCTTTGAGAGCTATGGCCAGGTCCTCGTCGCCGAGAACGAGGAGGAACTCGCGGTCTGCCGCGCACGTGTGGCCGAGCTCAACGCGGTCGGCTTTACGCACGAGGAGCTGATCGATGCGGCCGAGCTGCGGCGCCTCGTGCCCGCGGTCGCCGAGACCTGTCCCGGCGGCGTGGTCTCGCGCCGCGACGGCGCGGCCAATCCGGCGCAGGCGACGACGGCATTCCGGCGCAAGGCCGGGCAGCTCGGTGCGACCGTGCGCGAGGGCATTGCGGCCACGAACATCCGGCACACCGACGGCCTCTGGCGTGTCGATGTCGGCGCCGAGAGCTTTGCCGCGCCGGTGCTCGTCAACGCCGCCGGCGCCTGGGCCGGGACCATTGCAGCCGCGCTCGGTGAGCCCGTTCCGGTCGAGACCGTGGCGCCGATGCTGATGATCACCTCGCGCGTGCCGCATTTCATCGATCCGGTCGTGATCCTGCGGGGGCGCAAACTGTCCTTCAAGCAATTCAAGAACGGCACGGTGCTGATCGGCGGCGGCCATCTGGCAACGCCGTATCAGGATCGAAACGAGACGGTGCTGGACTGGAAGAGCCTCGCGACCAGCGCCCGCACCGTGTTCGAGCTGTTCCCGGTCATGCGCGACGCGACGATCATGCGGGCCTGGGCCGGCATCGAGGCCAAGACCAAGGACGATCTGCCCGTGTTTGGACCGAGCAGCCGGCACAAGGGCCTCTATCACCAGTTCGGCTTCTCGCTGCACGGTTTCCAGCTCGGCCCCGGGGCGGGTGCCGTCATGGCGGAGCTGATTGTCAATGGCGGCACCCAGACACGCATCGGCGATCTCGGCATCGACCGTTTCCATCCTTCCACGCTCTAG